From a region of the Corallococcus coralloides DSM 2259 genome:
- a CDS encoding KdsC family phosphatase, with translation MNQDLESLKARVARLSVMIFDIDGTLTDGRIFWVPNSGWTQMYSVRDGMGIKRLQEVGIEVAAISGGDSLSAQMRMQSLGLRHVHFGSQDKVAHFEKLLGILNVSAENCGYMGDEVVDLPLLNAVGFSATVPEAPDEVRAQVHYVAQRAAGFGAAREVCEFILKHRTRSAPAT, from the coding sequence ATGAACCAGGACCTGGAGTCGCTCAAGGCGCGGGTGGCGCGCCTGTCGGTGATGATCTTCGACATCGACGGCACGCTCACCGACGGCCGCATCTTCTGGGTGCCCAACTCCGGCTGGACGCAGATGTACAGCGTGCGCGACGGCATGGGCATCAAGCGCCTGCAGGAGGTGGGCATCGAGGTGGCCGCCATCTCCGGCGGCGACAGCCTGTCCGCGCAGATGCGCATGCAGTCGCTGGGCTTGCGCCACGTGCACTTCGGCAGCCAGGACAAGGTGGCGCACTTCGAGAAGCTGCTCGGCATCCTCAACGTGTCCGCCGAGAATTGCGGCTACATGGGTGACGAGGTCGTGGACCTGCCGCTGCTCAACGCGGTGGGCTTCTCCGCCACCGTGCCGGAAGCGCCGGACGAGGTGCGCGCGCAGGTGCACTACGTGGCCCAGCGCGCCGCGGGCTTCGGCGCCGCGCGCGAGGTGTGTGAGTTCATCCTGAAGCACCGGACGCGCTCCGCGCCCGCGACGTGA
- the lspA gene encoding signal peptidase II, producing MPRKYAILLALTLGVIVLDQWTKYLVVRDLTTRFDGATTLSQRLGAFYSPAEEPGRRGLHFQPKTHVEVAENFFRLRYAENPGAAWGMFRDLPPHVRGPLFHLVSLGAVLLIVFYFRKLSGTDPAEVWALWGLPLVLGGALGNYIDRVARAFVIDFLEAHWYDKAAWPSFNVADMAICIGVGMLVVDAFVRKEKPEASAPAKAS from the coding sequence GTGCCGCGCAAATACGCCATCCTCCTCGCCCTCACGCTGGGCGTCATCGTGCTGGACCAGTGGACGAAGTACCTGGTCGTGCGCGACCTCACCACCCGCTTCGACGGGGCCACCACCCTGTCGCAGCGCCTGGGCGCCTTCTATTCGCCCGCGGAAGAGCCGGGCCGCCGCGGCCTGCACTTCCAGCCGAAGACGCACGTGGAGGTGGCGGAGAACTTCTTCCGCCTGCGCTACGCGGAGAACCCGGGCGCCGCGTGGGGCATGTTCCGCGACCTGCCGCCCCACGTGCGCGGCCCGCTCTTCCACCTGGTGAGCCTGGGCGCGGTGCTGCTCATCGTCTTCTACTTCCGGAAGCTGTCCGGCACGGACCCCGCGGAGGTGTGGGCGCTGTGGGGGCTGCCGCTGGTGCTGGGCGGCGCGCTGGGCAACTACATCGACCGCGTGGCGCGGGCCTTCGTCATCGATTTCCTGGAGGCCCATTGGTACGACAAGGCCGCCTGGCCGTCGTTCAACGTCGCGGACATGGCCATCTGCATCGGCGTGGGCATGCTCGTGGTGGATGCCTTCGTGCGCAAGGAGAAGCCGGAGGCCTCCGCCCCCGCGAAGGCCTCGTAG
- the lspA gene encoding signal peptidase II, with protein sequence MKASFRLLLVVVLAVLAADQVTKYLAVSRLTEALDGRSGLSRVSGFLSEQNLDNDPPVEGVFRKNTRPYRFIEDYWHFRYVENPGAAWGMFSNLPETARKAFFHVVSLVALGFILTLYRKTEPSQKLVRVALALITGGALGNFMDRLIRGYVIDFIDWHWRNQPGMRWPTFNVADAAICVGVALMLLDSLRPEASAAQPLPQGTSPQP encoded by the coding sequence ATGAAAGCCTCCTTCCGTCTCCTCCTCGTGGTGGTCCTCGCCGTGCTGGCGGCGGATCAGGTGACCAAGTACCTGGCCGTGTCCCGGCTGACGGAAGCGCTGGATGGGCGCAGCGGCCTGTCGCGCGTGTCCGGCTTCCTGAGCGAACAGAACCTGGACAACGACCCTCCGGTGGAGGGCGTGTTCCGCAAGAACACGCGGCCGTACCGCTTCATCGAGGACTACTGGCACTTCCGCTACGTGGAGAACCCGGGCGCGGCGTGGGGCATGTTCTCCAACCTGCCGGAGACGGCGCGCAAGGCGTTCTTCCACGTGGTGAGCCTGGTGGCGCTGGGGTTCATCCTGACGCTGTACCGGAAGACGGAGCCGTCGCAGAAGCTGGTGCGCGTGGCGCTGGCGCTCATCACCGGCGGCGCGCTGGGCAACTTCATGGACCGGCTCATCCGGGGCTACGTCATCGACTTCATCGACTGGCACTGGCGCAACCAGCCGGGCATGCGCTGGCCCACGTTCAACGTGGCGGACGCGGCCATCTGCGTGGGCGTGGCGCTGATGCTGCTGGACTCGCTGCGTCCGGAGGCCTCGGCCGCGCAGCCGCTGCCCCAGGGCACGAGCCCCCAACCGTGA
- a CDS encoding endonuclease/exonuclease/phosphatase family protein → MAMKLSPFLRPLVALGFMALACGDGEEPITPPDSGTTVDAGTRTDAGTTEDAGSNEEQPTDDAGTTVDAGTDVDPGTDDAGTAVDAGSTDDAGTTTDAGTSTDAGSATDAGTTTDAGTETDAGTETDGGSGDAGTIGETDTDGGYTQIRLMAANLSSGNGQDYDPGHGIRLIAGVKPDVVMIQEFNYKSDSAADIRSMVDQAVGPGFYYYRETGAQIPNGIISRYPIIESGEWTDAKVSNRDFAWARIDIPGPRDLWAVSVHLLTSSASNRNAEATQLVGYIKGKIPNGDYLTIGGDFNTDSRSEACLTTFKQVVDTAGPHPVDKNGKDGTNASRSKPYDHVLVDLDLRQYQVPTVIGSSTFNNGLVLDSRVYTPISEIYPALNSDSGASSMQHMGVIKTFRTPNF, encoded by the coding sequence ATGGCAATGAAGCTCTCCCCGTTCCTCCGCCCCCTCGTGGCATTGGGCTTCATGGCCCTCGCTTGCGGCGATGGTGAAGAGCCCATCACGCCTCCGGACTCGGGGACCACCGTCGATGCCGGGACCCGCACCGACGCGGGCACCACCGAGGATGCCGGATCCAACGAGGAACAGCCCACGGACGATGCGGGCACCACCGTGGATGCCGGAACCGATGTGGACCCGGGCACCGATGATGCCGGCACGGCGGTGGACGCGGGCTCGACGGACGACGCTGGCACCACCACCGATGCGGGCACTTCGACGGATGCCGGTTCCGCGACGGATGCGGGCACCACGACCGACGCGGGCACCGAGACCGACGCGGGCACCGAGACCGACGGTGGCTCCGGCGACGCGGGCACGATTGGCGAGACGGATACCGACGGTGGCTACACGCAGATCCGCCTGATGGCCGCCAACCTCTCCAGCGGCAACGGCCAGGACTACGACCCGGGCCACGGCATCCGGCTGATTGCGGGCGTGAAGCCCGACGTCGTGATGATCCAGGAGTTCAACTACAAGTCGGACTCCGCCGCGGACATCCGCTCCATGGTCGACCAGGCCGTCGGGCCGGGCTTCTACTACTACCGTGAGACGGGCGCGCAGATCCCCAACGGCATCATCAGCCGCTACCCCATCATCGAGTCGGGCGAGTGGACGGACGCCAAGGTCTCCAACCGCGACTTCGCCTGGGCCCGCATCGACATCCCCGGGCCGCGCGACCTCTGGGCCGTCAGCGTCCACCTGCTCACCAGCAGCGCCAGCAACCGCAACGCGGAAGCCACCCAGCTCGTGGGCTACATCAAGGGGAAGATTCCCAACGGCGACTACCTGACCATCGGCGGCGACTTCAACACCGACAGCCGCTCCGAGGCGTGCCTCACCACCTTCAAGCAGGTGGTCGACACCGCGGGCCCGCACCCGGTGGACAAGAACGGCAAGGACGGCACCAACGCCAGCCGCAGCAAGCCGTATGACCACGTGCTCGTGGACCTGGACCTGCGCCAGTACCAGGTGCCCACCGTCATCGGGAGCAGCACCTTCAACAACGGCCTGGTGCTCGACAGCCGCGTGTACACGCCCATCTCGGAGATCTACCCGGCGCTGAACTCCGACAGCGGCGCGTCCAGCATGCAGCACATGGGCGTCATCAAGACGTTCCGCACGCCCAACTTCTAA
- a CDS encoding SDR family NAD(P)-dependent oxidoreductase: protein MIVLVTGATAGIGQAIARRFVKEGAHVIAAGRRSDRLDALKAELGERLLPVTLDVTDKAAVKAAFASLPADFAQVDVLVNNAGLALGMEPAQAARLEDWDVVVDTNVKGLLYCTREALAGMVARDRGHVINIGSIAGEFPYPGGNVYGATKAFVHQFTLNLRADLHGTAVRVTDIQPGLLGGTEFSNVRFRGDDAKAAALYEKTQPLTPEDVADTAYWVATRPAHVNINVISLMPVAQAFGPLLVKRGG, encoded by the coding sequence ATGATCGTGCTGGTGACAGGGGCCACGGCGGGCATCGGGCAGGCCATCGCGCGCCGCTTCGTGAAGGAGGGCGCGCATGTCATCGCCGCCGGACGGCGGAGCGACCGGCTGGACGCGCTCAAGGCGGAGCTGGGGGAACGGCTGCTGCCGGTGACGCTGGACGTGACGGACAAGGCGGCGGTGAAGGCGGCGTTCGCCTCGCTGCCGGCGGACTTCGCGCAGGTGGACGTGCTGGTGAACAACGCGGGGCTCGCGCTGGGGATGGAGCCCGCGCAGGCGGCGCGGCTGGAGGACTGGGACGTGGTGGTGGACACCAACGTGAAGGGCCTCCTGTACTGCACGCGTGAAGCGCTCGCGGGCATGGTGGCGCGCGACCGGGGGCACGTCATCAACATCGGCTCCATCGCGGGCGAGTTCCCCTATCCGGGCGGCAACGTGTACGGCGCCACGAAGGCGTTCGTGCATCAGTTCACGCTCAACCTGCGCGCGGACCTGCACGGCACCGCGGTGCGCGTCACGGACATCCAGCCGGGGCTCCTGGGCGGCACGGAGTTCTCCAACGTGCGCTTCCGCGGCGACGACGCGAAGGCCGCCGCGCTCTACGAGAAGACCCAGCCGCTCACGCCCGAGGACGTCGCGGACACGGCGTACTGGGTGGCCACGCGCCCCGCGCACGTGAACATCAACGTCATCTCCCTGATGCCGGTGGCGCAGGCCTTCGGGCCGCTGCTGGTGAAGCGCGGCGGGTAG
- a CDS encoding DUF6929 family protein, whose translation MIPTTRRRTLTLAAPEAPGRPAHVSAASGLVRAGDWLYIVADDALHLAVFPAAGDAPGHTVRLFPGELPDEHAARKAAKPDLEALCRLGPSASFAHGALLALPSGSTPARRRASVLPLNADGTLAGEPRTVDCTSLYVQLERELVALNVEGAAVAGKRLRLLNRGNGEGGVDALVDLDLDRVLASLDVGVMGPEAVRTVRRWELGEANGVRLSFTDASPLPDGRVVFTATAEASRDRVADGPVKGSAVGVLAPDGTPVYLDAVDVPVKLEGVDARVEGGRVHVLLVADADDPSVPAPLLEAALPVPG comes from the coding sequence ATGATTCCCACCACCCGCCGGCGCACGCTCACCCTCGCGGCGCCTGAAGCCCCCGGCCGTCCCGCGCACGTCTCCGCCGCCAGCGGCCTGGTGCGCGCGGGGGACTGGCTCTACATCGTCGCGGACGACGCGCTCCACCTCGCGGTGTTCCCCGCCGCCGGAGACGCGCCGGGCCACACCGTGCGCCTCTTTCCGGGCGAGCTTCCGGATGAACACGCGGCGCGCAAGGCGGCGAAGCCGGACCTGGAGGCGCTGTGCCGGCTGGGCCCTTCCGCGTCCTTCGCGCATGGGGCGCTGCTCGCGCTGCCCTCGGGGTCCACGCCCGCGCGGCGCCGGGCGTCGGTGCTGCCCCTGAACGCGGACGGGACGCTCGCGGGAGAGCCGCGCACGGTGGACTGCACGTCGCTCTACGTGCAGCTGGAGCGCGAGCTGGTGGCGCTCAACGTGGAGGGCGCGGCGGTGGCGGGCAAGCGGCTGCGGCTGCTCAACCGGGGCAACGGCGAGGGCGGCGTGGACGCGCTGGTGGACCTGGACCTGGACCGCGTGCTGGCCAGCCTGGACGTGGGCGTGATGGGTCCGGAGGCCGTGCGCACCGTGCGCCGGTGGGAGCTGGGCGAAGCCAACGGCGTGCGGCTGTCCTTCACGGACGCGTCGCCGCTGCCGGACGGGCGCGTGGTGTTCACCGCCACGGCGGAGGCGTCTCGCGACCGCGTGGCGGATGGGCCGGTGAAGGGTTCGGCGGTGGGGGTGCTCGCGCCGGACGGCACGCCCGTGTACCTGGACGCGGTGGACGTGCCCGTGAAGCTGGAGGGCGTGGACGCGCGCGTGGAGGGTGGCCGCGTCCACGTGCTGCTGGTGGCGGACGCGGACGACCCGTCGGTGCCCGCGCCGCTCCTGGAAGCCGCGCTGCCCGTGCCGGGCTAG
- a CDS encoding tetratricopeptide repeat protein: MTRRLSRWACVLAVGALAVTGCRDKPVDHMQRARDAIFEKRPDEALVEYRKAYEMLLRDETPEALVMRARALKGAADVYWLEQRKVKEAVSVYRQLIQQCPEAPESLEARIILAELLRVHYRDLRGSIDQLTAALHRNPPQSAELQYQVAKSYFELQDYPQCELEAKKLPDRFATSPYVDDALFLQAQALAMVEGKRQEALRTYADLRTRFPDSELAPYALFEMGKLRADAGDNEKAIETWVECLKTHPEPSLVQDAIARARRRLANLTVEGIGKKEVAFDRAKQARTSVEAMGGTAEEAARDRGD, translated from the coding sequence ATGACGCGGCGACTGTCGCGTTGGGCGTGCGTCCTGGCGGTGGGGGCGCTCGCCGTCACGGGGTGCCGGGACAAGCCGGTGGACCACATGCAGCGCGCGCGCGACGCCATCTTCGAGAAGCGTCCGGACGAAGCGCTGGTGGAGTACCGCAAGGCCTACGAGATGCTGCTGCGCGACGAGACCCCGGAGGCGCTGGTGATGCGCGCCCGGGCGCTCAAGGGCGCGGCCGACGTGTACTGGCTGGAGCAGCGCAAGGTGAAGGAGGCGGTGAGCGTCTACCGCCAGCTCATCCAGCAGTGCCCGGAGGCGCCGGAGTCGCTGGAGGCGCGCATCATCCTGGCGGAGCTGCTGCGGGTGCACTACCGCGACCTGCGCGGCTCCATTGATCAGCTCACCGCCGCGCTGCACCGCAACCCGCCGCAGAGCGCGGAGCTGCAGTACCAGGTGGCCAAGTCGTACTTCGAGCTCCAGGACTATCCGCAGTGCGAGCTGGAGGCGAAGAAGCTGCCGGACCGCTTCGCCACCAGCCCCTACGTGGACGACGCGCTCTTCCTCCAGGCGCAGGCCCTGGCCATGGTGGAGGGCAAGCGCCAGGAAGCGCTGCGCACCTACGCGGACCTGCGCACGCGCTTCCCGGACTCGGAGCTGGCGCCGTACGCCCTCTTCGAGATGGGCAAGCTGCGCGCGGACGCGGGCGACAACGAGAAGGCCATCGAGACCTGGGTGGAGTGCCTGAAGACGCACCCCGAACCGTCGCTCGTGCAGGACGCCATCGCCCGGGCACGCCGCCGCCTGGCCAACCTCACGGTGGAGGGGATTGGCAAGAAGGAGGTGGCGTTCGACCGGGCGAAGCAGGCGCGCACCTCCGTGGAAGCCATGGGCGGCACCGCCGAGGAAGCGGCCCGCGACCGCGGCGACTGA
- a CDS encoding Mut7-C RNAse domain-containing protein, which yields MSSRQLTVRIHGALNDFVAPERRGQAFTHVLQGSPSVKDLIESLGPPHPEVDVVLVDGEPVGFAHRAEEGTSIDVYPASDPSAPQVARVGPPIPEMPRFILDVGLGRLSGFLRMLGFDTLWRNDSADDQLARLSHDEERVLLTRDLGVLKRSEVVLGYFPRETDPAHQLVEVVRRYGLTSRMRPFSRCIACNAPLSTATPEEVQGRVPEGVTQRHSRFQQCPGCQRVFWPGTHHERMQNLVETLRKLEAANP from the coding sequence ATGTCATCACGGCAGCTCACGGTGCGGATCCACGGCGCACTGAACGACTTCGTCGCACCGGAGCGCCGGGGGCAGGCGTTCACGCACGTGCTGCAGGGCAGCCCTTCGGTGAAGGACCTCATCGAGTCGCTGGGTCCGCCGCACCCGGAGGTGGACGTGGTGCTGGTGGACGGAGAGCCGGTGGGCTTCGCTCATCGCGCGGAGGAGGGCACAAGCATCGACGTGTATCCGGCGTCGGATCCATCCGCGCCGCAGGTGGCGCGAGTAGGCCCGCCCATCCCGGAGATGCCGCGCTTCATCCTGGACGTGGGCCTGGGGCGGCTGTCCGGCTTCCTGCGGATGCTCGGCTTCGACACGCTCTGGCGCAACGACTCCGCGGACGACCAGTTGGCGCGCCTGTCCCACGACGAAGAGCGGGTGCTGCTCACGCGGGACCTGGGCGTGCTGAAGCGCTCGGAGGTGGTGCTCGGCTACTTCCCGCGAGAAACGGATCCGGCACACCAGTTGGTGGAGGTGGTGCGGAGGTACGGCCTGACGTCGCGCATGCGGCCCTTCTCCCGCTGCATCGCCTGCAATGCGCCGCTGTCCACCGCGACGCCGGAAGAAGTGCAGGGCCGCGTCCCGGAAGGCGTGACCCAACGTCACAGCCGCTTCCAGCAGTGCCCCGGCTGCCAGCGTGTCTTCTGGCCCGGCACGCACCATGAACGCATGCAGAACCTGGTGGAGACGCTGCGCAAGCTGGAGGCGGCCAATCCCTAG
- a CDS encoding MXAN_5187 C-terminal domain-containing protein, with amino-acid sequence MPPPDNARPAAKGGARPAQQDASSSSEAALQQCEELEAAIAELRHSYEQYFMGMERQAPIRAHEDLKKRMLKLKGAFIRSTSVKFRVQSLHNKFLTYERLWTRTLQEIEAGTYRRDLAKARRRAGAKQAGATGDRQKGVVEIPEEVDDMDFEEIEELTGRRPINEPKLASEYQAEQQAGGGTPFRGSPAVAPVAAQPAGAPRGTPAGLVPPKQSVPAVSPMSGLPSIAPMGTPAAGTSKLPSVTPSVAPGGTPAAGRAAVPPGMATKAPAAAPQQPARPAAPAAAAAPRPAAAGPGGGMSDDKLRAVYDAYVTAKRRCQEDTSKLSYESVAATLRKQVPELLKQHNAKAVEFKVVIKDGKASLKAVPK; translated from the coding sequence ATGCCGCCGCCCGACAACGCACGGCCCGCCGCCAAAGGTGGTGCCCGGCCCGCGCAACAGGACGCCAGTTCCTCCAGCGAAGCCGCCCTTCAGCAATGTGAGGAGCTGGAGGCGGCCATCGCGGAGCTGCGCCACAGCTACGAGCAGTACTTCATGGGCATGGAGCGTCAGGCGCCCATCCGCGCGCATGAAGACCTGAAGAAGCGGATGCTGAAGCTCAAGGGGGCCTTCATCCGCAGCACGTCGGTGAAGTTCCGCGTGCAGAGCCTCCACAACAAGTTCCTCACCTACGAGCGGCTGTGGACGCGCACGCTCCAGGAGATTGAGGCCGGCACCTACCGCCGCGACCTGGCCAAGGCCCGCCGCCGCGCCGGGGCGAAGCAGGCCGGTGCCACGGGCGACCGCCAGAAGGGCGTGGTGGAGATCCCCGAAGAAGTCGACGACATGGACTTCGAGGAGATTGAAGAGCTCACCGGCCGCCGCCCCATCAACGAGCCGAAGCTCGCCTCGGAGTACCAGGCGGAGCAGCAGGCCGGGGGCGGGACGCCCTTCCGCGGCAGTCCGGCGGTGGCCCCTGTCGCGGCGCAGCCGGCCGGCGCGCCCCGGGGCACGCCCGCGGGGCTGGTGCCGCCGAAGCAGTCGGTTCCGGCGGTCTCGCCCATGAGTGGGTTGCCGTCCATCGCGCCCATGGGGACCCCGGCGGCGGGGACGTCGAAGCTGCCTTCCGTGACGCCGTCGGTGGCTCCGGGCGGAACTCCGGCGGCGGGACGTGCGGCGGTGCCTCCGGGCATGGCCACGAAGGCTCCGGCGGCGGCTCCGCAGCAGCCCGCGCGTCCGGCGGCTCCTGCCGCCGCGGCGGCGCCCCGTCCCGCGGCGGCTGGCCCCGGTGGCGGCATGTCCGACGACAAGCTGCGCGCGGTGTACGACGCATACGTCACCGCGAAGCGCCGCTGCCAGGAGGACACGTCCAAGCTGTCCTACGAGTCGGTGGCGGCCACGCTGCGCAAGCAGGTGCCGGAGCTGCTCAAGCAGCACAACGCGAAGGCCGTGGAGTTCAAGGTCGTCATCAAGGACGGCAAGGCCTCGCTCAAGGCCGTGCCCAAGTAG
- a CDS encoding SDR family NAD(P)-dependent oxidoreductase has product MSLPSRPRAVVTGAGSGLGRALCEALAARQARVMVSDMNAASAEETARRVTELGGEARVHPCDVTDPDAVEALARATDEAFGGVDLVVNNAGVATGGAVGTLPLSEWKRVLDVNLWGVIHGCHAFVPRLKKQGSGHVLNIASAAGLVYAPNLAAYNTSKAAVVALSETLYAELQPLGLGVTVACPTFFRTNLASAAAPYADPETRRMSVKLVDQSKIGPEWVAERLLKAVDQGAPHVLPMADARWFWRLRRLAPRLFLWGVIAVEKRMRERTARIPG; this is encoded by the coding sequence ATGAGCCTTCCCTCTCGTCCTCGCGCGGTGGTGACGGGCGCCGGCAGTGGCCTGGGCCGCGCGCTGTGTGAAGCGCTGGCGGCCCGGCAGGCGCGGGTCATGGTGTCGGACATGAACGCGGCCAGCGCGGAGGAGACCGCCCGCCGCGTCACGGAGCTGGGCGGCGAGGCGCGCGTGCACCCGTGCGACGTGACGGATCCGGACGCGGTGGAGGCGCTGGCGCGCGCCACGGATGAAGCGTTCGGCGGCGTGGACCTGGTGGTGAACAACGCGGGCGTCGCCACCGGAGGCGCGGTGGGCACGCTGCCCCTTTCCGAGTGGAAGCGAGTGCTGGACGTGAACCTGTGGGGCGTCATCCACGGCTGCCACGCGTTCGTGCCGCGCCTGAAGAAGCAGGGCTCCGGGCACGTGCTCAACATCGCGTCCGCGGCGGGGCTCGTGTACGCGCCGAACCTGGCGGCCTACAACACGTCCAAGGCCGCCGTCGTCGCGCTGTCGGAGACGCTCTACGCGGAGCTGCAACCGCTGGGGCTGGGCGTCACGGTGGCGTGCCCCACGTTCTTCCGCACGAACCTTGCGTCCGCGGCCGCGCCCTACGCCGACCCGGAGACGCGCCGCATGAGCGTGAAGCTGGTGGACCAGTCGAAGATTGGACCGGAGTGGGTCGCCGAGCGGCTGCTCAAGGCGGTGGACCAGGGCGCGCCGCACGTGCTGCCCATGGCGGATGCGCGCTGGTTCTGGCGTCTGCGGCGGCTGGCGCCCAGGCTGTTCCTCTGGGGCGTCATCGCGGTGGAGAAGCGCATGCGCGAGCGCACCGCGCGCATCCCCGGCTAG
- a CDS encoding prolipoprotein diacylglyceryl transferase — MLPVLLRLSFTTLWMQLLLYAVAVGVVASVAVNGWKGTLGPVDAETGKEGPAPLQDKLWRAVGFAAAGGFLAYFGLKYALPADAFPGGKGEGIPLHTYGLLLALGFTTAVAVAARLAQDEWRRVTLVPGRGWVDTEGPQKREQVMDLAFWVLVGGLVGSRVLFVLVNWQDYARDWTQVFSLGGGLVFYGGLIGAGLAAYLFARRHDLDFLRLADVCIPTVSLGQCLGRLGCFSAGCCWGDMAGSHSHTGVTFPGSGLAQDLFGQLGRASSLAYGSQAGDGRFVVEATGQVLHEWAPGAVRISDWVAQHGTTLPVYPTQLFESVGQLVLFVALLYARRFRRFHGHIFALWLMAYACLRTTVELFRGDVERGTLHGLLESLGAQGLAGAVPLEAWYNVSTSQFISLCMFTFGALLMARHRPAGEAAGLGPTPSAA, encoded by the coding sequence ATGCTCCCCGTCCTGCTGCGCCTGTCCTTCACCACGCTGTGGATGCAGCTCCTGCTGTACGCCGTCGCGGTGGGGGTGGTGGCCTCCGTCGCCGTCAACGGCTGGAAGGGCACGCTGGGGCCGGTGGACGCGGAGACGGGCAAGGAGGGACCCGCGCCGCTCCAGGACAAGCTCTGGCGCGCGGTGGGGTTCGCGGCGGCGGGCGGCTTCCTCGCGTACTTCGGCCTGAAGTACGCGCTGCCCGCGGACGCGTTCCCCGGAGGCAAGGGCGAGGGCATCCCGCTGCACACCTACGGTCTGCTCCTGGCCCTGGGCTTCACCACCGCGGTGGCGGTGGCGGCCCGCCTGGCGCAGGACGAGTGGCGCCGCGTGACGCTGGTGCCGGGCCGGGGCTGGGTGGACACGGAGGGGCCGCAGAAGCGCGAGCAGGTGATGGATCTGGCGTTCTGGGTGCTGGTGGGCGGGCTCGTGGGCAGCCGGGTGCTGTTCGTGCTGGTGAACTGGCAGGACTACGCGCGCGACTGGACGCAGGTCTTCTCCCTGGGCGGCGGGCTGGTGTTCTACGGCGGCCTCATTGGCGCGGGGCTGGCGGCGTACCTCTTCGCCCGCAGGCACGACCTGGACTTCCTGCGGCTGGCGGACGTGTGCATCCCCACCGTGTCGCTGGGGCAGTGCCTGGGGCGCCTGGGCTGCTTCTCCGCCGGGTGCTGCTGGGGCGACATGGCCGGGAGCCACTCGCACACGGGCGTCACCTTCCCGGGCTCCGGGCTGGCCCAGGACCTGTTCGGCCAGCTGGGGCGTGCGTCCAGCCTGGCGTACGGCTCGCAGGCCGGGGATGGCCGCTTCGTGGTGGAGGCCACCGGGCAGGTGCTCCACGAGTGGGCGCCGGGCGCGGTGCGCATCTCCGACTGGGTGGCCCAGCACGGCACCACGCTGCCGGTGTACCCCACGCAGCTCTTCGAGTCGGTGGGGCAGCTGGTGCTCTTCGTGGCGCTCCTGTACGCGCGCCGCTTCCGCCGCTTCCACGGGCACATCTTCGCCCTGTGGCTGATGGCCTACGCCTGCCTGCGCACCACGGTGGAGCTGTTCCGGGGCGACGTGGAGCGCGGCACCCTGCACGGCCTGCTGGAGTCGCTGGGGGCCCAGGGGCTGGCCGGGGCGGTGCCCCTGGAGGCCTGGTACAACGTGTCCACCAGCCAGTTCATCTCCCTGTGCATGTTCACCTTCGGTGCACTGCTGATGGCGCGCCACCGACCGGCGGGTGAGGCCGCTGGCCTGGGGCCTACACCGTCGGCGGCCTGA